In Streptomyces sp. TLI_146, the genomic stretch CGCCTGTGCGGGGGTGCTGCGGACCGTTGACGTCCGCACCACGACATCCGGGTGCCGGTCCCGCAGTCGGGTGAGGAACCGGCGCGCCAACGCCTCCTCCATCCGGGCACCGTGCCCTGGGCTTTCCTGGCTCCCGCCGCGCACAGCCACGGACGAGGCCCGGGAGGTGGCGTGCCGACGGCTCGGCGCGTGCACGACGCACAGCCTGGCACCGCGCCGCTCGGCCTCCTGGAAGGCGTACTCCGCCACCTCCGCGCCCGTCCCCTCCGCCAGCCCCAGCACCACGTCCCGCCCGTCGCCGTACGGGTGGTCCCCCCGTACGAGCAGCAGCGGGCCCTGGGTGAGCCCGGGCAACCTCGTGCTCACCGCGCCGAGTGCCGTGCCGGCCACCGCGCCAAGACCCGCCGTCCCCACCACGGTCACATCCGCGTCGGCGCTCGCACACGCCAGAGCACGCGCCGCACCACTTTCCACGGCGGCTGTCGCCACCGGAAGTCCCGGATGCCGCTGACGCACGCGCCACACGGCGGAGCGCAGGACCGGTGGGGCTTCGTCCCGGTCCGCCACCGCGTACAGCACACGCAGCGAGATGCCACGCCGTACGGCTTCCGCCGCGGCCCAGTCCAGTGCCCTCATGGACACCAGTGAGCCGTCCACTCCGACGACCACGTGATGGCGGGTCATGGCTGCCTCCCCCTTCTGAAAGAATCGGTTGGGGACGCCGCCGCCCCACACGGGCACCGGCTCCACGGACGATGGTCGTCGTGCGACGCCCCTGTCGGCAGCCGCCAACAGGCCCACCCAGAACGCCGAACGGCCCCTGATGCAGGGCCCGTTCGCTTCCTGACCGGGCCGACCGACGCGACGCCACCGGGCAGTTCGCCCCGTCAGGGCTTCGGGACAGCGACCTCGTCGTGCGACGCCCCGCCGAGCATGCGGTGACGCAGGAGACCAGCACCCGGTCGCCGGGCCGTACGGCCCACATCGCTGCCGGCCTCCACCATCTCGCCGACCGCCTCGTGGCCCAGGGCCGTGTGCCGCCCCCTGGATCCAGCTTCTCCAGTGGGCGTCGGCCGCGCTTGGGCCGTCCGGCCCGCAGACCTGGCCACCGCAGGGGGCACACGGGCCCTGTCGGACCGTCCGGCAGGGACCGAACAGCCCTTCCACGCACCCGCGCGGCCCCGCTTTCCTCTTGTCATGACCAACAGCCCCACGAGGTCCACGCCGTACCGTGCGCAGCGCGTCATCGGCGGGCCGACCCTCGTGACCCTGCAAGGCGAGATCGACATCCTCGCGGCACCGCGGCTCACCGCACGCCTGGACGCACTGACCGAGAGCCCGTATTCCGACCTGCTGCTCGATCTGCGCCCCGTCGCCTTCATCGACTGCGCCGGGCTGAGCGTCCTGTGCCGGGCACGCAACCGCGCGCGGGCCGGTCACGGCCGACTGCGGCTGATCAGCGACAACGCCCTTTTCCTGCGCATCCTGCGCTGCACGGGCCTGGCCGGCCTCTTCGACGTGCTGCCGAGCTGGCCCCCTGACGTGCCCACCGCATCGGTCACAGACCGTCCCGCCTGTACGGCCGGCTCGGGCGGCGCGGCGGGCGATCCCCGGCCCGAGCGGTCCGCCCCGGGGCCCGACCTGCCGCCCGGCGCGGAGTGGCGGGGCCTTCCGGGCCGTACCCGAGGCGCATGAGCAGTTGGGGATGCGCACCGCCGCCGGCGACGCGCAGGGCACCTCTCAGGTCCCGCCACTCCACAGCCTGATGCATCAGGGACATCCGCAAGCCGTACGCCGTCGCGAGAAGCCACACATGCTCCAGCGCCTGTCCGGCGCGCAGCCAGTCGACGCGACGGTCGTGGCCGGTGGCCAGCAGGGCGACGACCGGATCCACCTCGAAGGACCGTGCGGAGAGCCGCTCGGGGCGCCGCTGTGCGGTGAAGTCGCGCAGCGGGAGCCGCCCCCACCGGTCCTGCGGGCCCAGCACGTTCCAGGGCAGGCCCACGTCCGGGACCGGTCCCCGGTCCAGGTGGACCCAGTGGCGGGTCTCGGCCGCCCGGTCCGCGTCGAGCCGGTTGCGATGTTCCGCCTCGGCCGTCAGACGCAGCATCCGGCCCCTTTGCGCACCCTCGCAGAAGGACAGCGCGGCACCTTCCCCACGCGCTGCCGCTTCGAGTTCGGTGCGTACTCCCACGGGCAGCGAAGACCCGGAAAACGGGAATCGGCTGCTGTGGCGGCGCCAGATCGCCTCGTACAGGTCGACGCCGAGCACCTGGCCCTCTCGGGCGGTGGGCCGGGCGGGCCGGACGGTGGCGAGCAGGCCGGGGTCATCGGGGCGGGGCAGCAGGCGGGTGACCGGTACCCAGCCGAAGTGGTCGAGGGCG encodes the following:
- a CDS encoding universal stress protein; translation: MTRHHVVVGVDGSLVSMRALDWAAAEAVRRGISLRVLYAVADRDEAPPVLRSAVWRVRQRHPGLPVATAAVESGAARALACASADADVTVVGTAGLGAVAGTALGAVSTRLPGLTQGPLLLVRGDHPYGDGRDVVLGLAEGTGAEVAEYAFQEAERRGARLCVVHAPSRRHATSRASSVAVRGGSQESPGHGARMEEALARRFLTRLRDRHPDVVVRTSTVRSTPAQALVAAGGEAAVVVIGARRRSILPVRRGPVLRRLLRRANCPVTVVPYR